A segment of the Thermococcus sp. genome:
CTCTTCAACTCCCTCGGCGATTATGACGTCGACACCCTTCTTGTCAAGCTCTCTGAGGGCCCTGAACAGGTTCCTCGCGACTTCCTCCTCGGTCTTCCCTAGATGGAAGAACTCATCGGCCGCGTACTCCTCGGTTGCCATGACCCCAACGCGGAAGCCCTTTGCCCGGTACTCCTCGACCAGCTCGGCTATCTTCTTCCTCACGTTCTCCCTCCTCCCCTCGACGACTATGACCTGGGCGTTGGGGGAGTAGTGCTTGTACTTCATGCCCGGGGAGCGGGCCACGTCAACCAGCTTGCCCCTGACTGCGGGATGTATCTCGACCTCGCCGATGACCTTCTCCACCTCCTCGAGCGGCAGGCCGCCGGGCCTCAGCAGGGTTGGTCGCTCTGAGCTCAGGTCTATGACCGTGGACTCGACACCGATTTTCGTTTCGCCCCCGTCGATTATGCACTCTATCCTCCCATAAAAATCGTCTATCACGTGCTCCGCCAGCGTTGGACTGGGCTTTCCGCTTATGTTCGCCGAAGGTGCGGCTATGGGTGTGCTGGCCTTTATCAGGGCGAGTGCTATCGGGTGAGCGGGCATCCTGACGGCAACGGTGTCGAGGCCGCCGGTGGTGGCGTAGGGGACTTCCTCCCTCTTGGGCAGAACCACCGTCAGGGGGCCGGGCCAGAACCTCTCGGCTAGGAGCCTTGCCTCCCTTGGGACGTCACTCGCAAGCTTCCTGAGGTCGTCGAAATCGGAGATATGGACTATGAGCGGGTTGTCGGGGGGCCTGCCTTTGGCTTCGAATATCCTTTTAACGGCCTTTTCGTTGAGCGCGTCGGCACCGAGACCGTAGACTGTCTCGGTCGGAAACGCGACGAGCTTTCCATCCAGTATGAACCTCGCGGCTATCCTTATCTTCTCCTTGTCCACTCCGTCCCGCATGTTGATTACTACCGTCATTCTCCCACCAAGGATTCCCCGAGAGAAGGCCGTTAAAAACGTTACCCAAGAACCTCCGCATAGAGTTCCTCAACCTCGCGGGCCATCCTGCTCCAGGAGTATGCACTCGCGATTCTCCTTCCCACGTGGCCTGCTTTGGTGTTGAACTTGGGTTCGAGGAGCAGTTTCACGGCATCAACCAGCTCATCGAAGCTTCCGAACGTTAGACCGTTTTTAGCCTCTCGTATAAGCTCGGGGATGGCGCTGACACGCCTGCCGACCGCTGGAACGCCGAGGCTGTTGGCCTCAAGTACGACGAGTCCAAAGCCCTCCCGCCTGGAAGGCAGAACCAGCAACTTACTCCTGGACAGTATGGCGTCCACGTCGTGCCGGTAGCCTGTGAACTCGACATTCGGGGGTGCTACTGCCTGGAGCTTTCCCCTCAGAGGCCCGTCACCCACCACAAGGAACCTCTCCTCCGGCAGAACCCGTGCCAGTTCTATGAAAGTCTCCGGACTCTTGTAGTCCCTGAGGGCACCGATGTATGTGATGTACTCCCTCCTTCCGTCGGTTTCCATGAGCGGTTTGACTCCGTTGGGTATGACCCTCACCTTCGCCGCCCCGAGGGCCGCTGCCTTCTTGGCGAGCCAGTGACTGACGGCTATGACCGCGTCAGCGCTGCCCAGTGTTCTCTTCACGTAGAACCTCCCGAGGGTCAGCTTTGCCGTGTGCTCCAGGTCGCTCCCGTGCGCCGTTACGACGAGGGGAAGCCCGGTTTTTTCCTTTGCAAGAACCCCTGCAAAGCTCGTCGTTCCAACAAAGTGGGCGTGAACAAGGTCAAAC
Coding sequences within it:
- a CDS encoding L-threonylcarbamoyladenylate synthase, giving the protein MTVVINMRDGVDKEKIRIAARFILDGKLVAFPTETVYGLGADALNEKAVKRIFEAKGRPPDNPLIVHISDFDDLRKLASDVPREARLLAERFWPGPLTVVLPKREEVPYATTGGLDTVAVRMPAHPIALALIKASTPIAAPSANISGKPSPTLAEHVIDDFYGRIECIIDGGETKIGVESTVIDLSSERPTLLRPGGLPLEEVEKVIGEVEIHPAVRGKLVDVARSPGMKYKHYSPNAQVIVVEGRRENVRKKIAELVEEYRAKGFRVGVMATEEYAADEFFHLGKTEEEVARNLFRALRELDKKGVDVIIAEGVEEKGLGFAVMNRLRKAAGYRIVWA
- a CDS encoding glycosyltransferase family 4 protein; its protein translation is MRILMVGHYPPHGGGVANHLDSLVRELRKGHEVHVLTYGPVKPRSFERDLVHQVRVPPVYGFRGTSFAFLGSRKIVQLHREFGFDLVHAHFVGTTSFAGVLAKEKTGLPLVVTAHGSDLEHTAKLTLGRFYVKRTLGSADAVIAVSHWLAKKAAALGAAKVRVIPNGVKPLMETDGRREYITYIGALRDYKSPETFIELARVLPEERFLVVGDGPLRGKLQAVAPPNVEFTGYRHDVDAILSRSKLLVLPSRREGFGLVVLEANSLGVPAVGRRVSAIPELIREAKNGLTFGSFDELVDAVKLLLEPKFNTKAGHVGRRIASAYSWSRMAREVEELYAEVLG